Below is a window of Zygosaccharomyces rouxii strain CBS732 chromosome C complete sequence DNA.
cttcctctttttCAGTCAGTTTGTCAAATAATCCATTTAAACTTTTTAATAAACtctctcttttcttctgtAAACTATCGCTCAAGGAGGTGTCCCTCAGTCGagtttcatcatcttcatggTCTAACGCCGCTGTTAGTTTATTGATTTCTAACTGAACCCTCATCATAAATAATTGAATCTCAACTTGTATACTCCTCTTGTCATTTTCTGGTGTGCTAGACTCCTCCTTatcttcgtcatcactTGTAATGATATCTAAATCAGGTTTAAGTTTACAATATcccaattcttgaaatgCTTGCTCCAAGAACGATCTGTTCACCTTAGAGCCTTTGAAAATTGCATCAAAATCATAACCTAACCTTACGAGAGCATGAACGGAGTCCTGAACTTGATCACTCAAGGATTCTGGTTCCTCTATATCCTTATTATCACCATCTCTCGGAAGTTCAGTCtgtgcttcatcttccttcttcttccgTATGGACTTGATAAGCACTTCTCTCCTTTCTTGAATACTGGAGTCAAGAGAGCTCATCCAAAGGGGGTTCTCTGGagttcttttcaaatggtCAATGAAATGCTTCTCACctttatttgaaattttcttgatctGGATGAGTTCGCGAACATCAAGAATGATTGATTATATGATTAATTTGACATACATAAATGTAAATAGTATTACAATCAAGCAAGTACATCTTCTTGCTCGGCTTCTAATGCTTCATCACCAGCCAATTCGTTAAATTGCATGAAATGTATAACTCTGTGCATTTCGTTGTAGAATTCCAGCGGGATACCAACTTTTAATTCGTAGTCCAAGCTTGGATCAAATGTTGCACCACTGAAAGTGAAATTCCAAACATCTGTAGAAGGCACTAAAAAGTTACCCATAATACGTTCAGAGAGTAATAATTGTGCGTGTTCGCTATAACTTGGATCAAATTCCTCtggtgttgttgttatAACGTCCTTGTTCTGAATTCCCCAAGAATAACCTTCATCTGTTAGATTGTATGCGGCTAATGAAACAGATCCTTGTGCCAGGCAAACTGTCAAATCAATGGCTTCACGTTTAACAGAGCTGAACAGATCTGCATGAGTTGCCACATCGAAGGCAGTCATAAACTTTATATCTTCAGTCTGAGTATGGATCCAACCTAACAGTTCTAATCCGTCCAACTGTGGATTTGTATCACCATTAGGGATCTTACCCAATTGAACAGCCTTACTGTTCCCCAGTTGCGGTATCAGGGCGATTGTTTTAATTTCCTTGATGTTTGGATGATCTGCAGGAGACGAACCATAAAGATAAGCCGCCACCTGTATTTTTACGTCTGAAATTTCCACTAGCTTTTTGAGCAAATTCCTTGGTAGAACGAATACTGGCTTTTCCTCTATGAAATCTTCTGATGCAATGTAAATGTTTCTTAAACGTAAGTATAATAAGCTGTTAGCAATAGCGTTCTTCCTCCACTCGTTCTTGGAACTGAACGCTTGGTTTTCATAGTTGGCGGATGTTACAACGacaatttcttcaccttGGGCATTCACAGTCTTTGTCTTCATTACCGTGGATGCACCAGTTTCCAGCTCGTCATCCCTTGTGGAATCATTCTTGGCGGCTTCCAGCTCCGCCATCTTTTGTCTTCTCACTGATGGAGCCTTGACATCCTGGCCAAGTATCAAGTCCTTGATTTCGGTTTGAGTTAATGAGGAGATATTGACGTTGTACTTTTTGCTGTATTCCTCCAGAATCAAGTCACGCATCTTGGACTCGACTTCAATCCATTGTTCATCAGTAAATGAAGGCCATAAATGATGTGACTTGATTGGAATAGTTGGATCTCCCAGCAATATCATTTTGGCCTTCTCTTCATTCGTTTTCAATCCCCTTAAAAGCAGAATAATTCTTGAGAAAGCCGTGTAAGAGGAAACTCTTTCTAACCAATCATCATATATATTGAACAAAAGCATTTGCGGCTCTGTAGCTTTGAGCACGGTATCTGACAGCTTGTCAATTGCCATGGAAGCCGCAAATGGTAGCCTCAATTCTGTTGGTCTTATTGAAATGTTGGGGAAATCTAACATATGAACTTCCAGGGGATCTAACATTGCTTTACGAGTGACAATAATTTGCTTTGGTTGCTCTTCTTTTGGAAGAGATCTCACTAAGGCACTAACTTCTTCTGCAGTCTTCCACTTAGCTAGTTGACTCAACCGCTTTTGACCAGCCCAAACAGAGGTGTGGATGATCTTAAGGAATAGATGCCCTGTTTTCGGATTCAATGTAAAAATACAACCGTTAATAGCCTTTGTTGCGACATTTCCTTCGAAAGTTTTATGTACAGTAACCCTGTAAACGTTGGTATCATCCACAAAAAGCTTAGTATCATTATTGAACAGTTCCGCGTAGTTTGATGAGTTCAAAAATGGTTCTTGAACGTTGGATTGATAGATTTGTAGACCCTTCCGTATTCTTTCACGAAGAACATAAAGGGCAGGGTTTGCCCTCATAATGGTTCTCATACTATTTTGCATTAAAGGTTTTAATCCGTTGAACCAATTTCCGTAAACATCATACATGTTGTAGGCTAGGTCGATTCCAACCATGACACCCGTAGGAGATGGATACATACTGACACTGTCAGTAGTATAATCCAAAAACTTCGCACGAACATATCTAGAAATGTCATGCGAGTCATAATCACCATAACGTAGTTGTACATCCACCCACATTTTGTCAGTCAATGCAGCTTTAAAATTATCGTTAGTTGCATGAAGTAAAGACGGTTTGCAAACTTCCCACTGGTGGATACTGTTTACCGTTATGTCCGCGGCAGATGAGTTCATTTTATAGGATTTACGAGGGTGAACAGCTTCTTTGTTAACACTCTCGATCTGCAAAACATCAAGCTGTCCATCTAATATTTGACATAAATCGAATACAATGCTTTCATGAATCTTTTGCCATAAGTGAGCTCtgaatatttgaatcaGTGAGATCTTTAGAGTGGGAATCTTACCGTGTAGAAAAATTCCTgtcaaatccaattgaaCTAAAAAGCCCACGTAAACATTTGCCCTATTAATAGTGGGTGACCACCAAAGTGTGAATCTTCTATTTGGAATTTGGCTTAAACCAGTTCTCTGGGCGTGCGTTAGTTTCTTGAATTGCATGGAATCCTCAAATCCAGCAGCCTTTTCCCAAAATAATCCTTCCCAAGAGCTGAAACCTGTGCCTTTGAACAAAGTGTGTTCTAGGATTGtttcaataccaccaaGGGCTTGAATGACATCTGTCCTGTAAGCATTCAAATTCCAAAGCTTACCATCATGATGAGCATTAGTCCACCAAAAGGGACTATTACGTTCCAATGAGAATTGCTTGAATTCTCTGCGAATCCTATGGCCTCTGTCATAGGCCAATGTGTGACGGTCCCTCTGAAATAAAGTGCTGATACGTGGAATACCTCTATCCCAAgaactttccaattcttcgaaTGCTATTCTACGATTCTCCTGAATGGCTTCTTGCCTTTTGGTTGCGTATTCAGCCCAAACTCTCTGAGAATCCAGAAATTCATTCTCCCAGGTAGTAATGTAACGGAAGATGGTCGGAATTAATTTGTCATCATCATGTGTCATACCGGCACGAAAATGGGTAATGCCAGTGTCTGTTTGTCTTGAGTACGTGCGATCAGCAGCAGGGATCAAGATGTGAGATGCACTTAGCATCCCCAGACCACCAAGTTCTTTCGGGGTGTAGAACACGGCAGGGGGGAAACGAGTAGGCATCTTTGAGTTAAGCCCTAGTTTAACTCTATTCTGGATTTTTGTTTCAGATTTAACCAATATATCTAGTAGAGGTTCGGTTGCCACGATTGCTTCTCTGAAGTAGGTAAATAGTGAGAGCAGCGCTGTATTCCACTTGGAGGCAACTTTAGAGAAAGTTGTAGAACCCGAACCCATGAGGATTCCTCTTATTTTACTATCAAACCTCtcgatttcttcttgtgaTACCTTTAAAAAGGCTTTGGCGGTCCTTTGCTTTGTTCGCTCATCTATTAAATCCCAGACACCTTCACCTGTAGAAATCACCTCGTTGGTCCTTTGCTTTGGGAGGATCCGAACTTCAAATCCACACATGGAGaataaaagatttggattgTTTTTGCTGTAGATTGATACAAAACTATTATCCCATTTGATCTTTGTCAATGAAGCTGGTACTCTGCCTTGCATTTCCCAAAACACAGCTCGTCCCAGATTTACATCCTCACGCACAAGCCGCATACGTGCATCTCTTGGCCAGCAccttttattattatatcCAACagcattggaaaaatttgggtCAGGGTTTTCTGATAAGTAATCGTCTGTCAACTCattagcttcttcttcttcgaaaTGGAATAAGACATACACTGTATCCAGATAACGAGCATATAATTTTATTGGTTGCTTCTTTTCTACACTTGGATGTTTTAGCTGTAAGAAGTCATTAGGATCATTGGGGGGACCAGCGAAATCCATCGCCCTATCAATTCCCAACATTAAAATATCCATCATCAGTCCGTAATACTGGTATATGAAGgaagaaaattgaagacCTCGGATGAGACCATACTTATTAACATGGCTCATGTCTTTATAATTTAGAATAACATTATTTTTTGCTGTCATATAGTCAGCAATATTGGGATCAACAATTAATCTCAATAGTCTATTGAGTAAGGTGAAATCAATTTTCTCAGCCATTTCTTCGAGCTTAGTTTCCATCATGACGGTCGACTGGCCTTTCGATACATCCCAGACCTCAGAAAGGTTGTTCACACCTTGGCACCACTTGTAAGTCAATAGTGGTGGTATTTCAGAGTCACTAGGTTTAATCCAGTTGGGGAACAGTTTTCTTTCATCGGCCTCATACCAGAGATATTGATCTAGGTATAAATCTGTTAATTTCTCGAGAGGATCAACAGTATAAACTGGTGCGATATTTTGATAATGGTCCACCATAGATAATTCCACGGGTTTAAACACACGCTGAGTTAAAAGATATTTCTTTATTCTATTGAGTGTTTCATGAGGATTATCATATGCTGCTTCGATAAGAGCCAGTTCTTCACGTTCAGCAGAATTCAATCTCACTTTCGAACCATAAGCATCTTTTAGGTTTTCCAAAGTCAAGACGAGTATTTTTGTGTCATTTTTATATGCCAAAGGAGGGAAAGGGATTGGCGAAAAGTCTCTTTTCTCCAACCAGTCCACCATAGTGGAAAATATTGCGGTGGCTTCATCAGGCGTAATTTCAGGCCCATTCTTCTCGATTTGCTGTTGtctttcttgttcataTTTAATCCAAAGTCTTGTCATTCGGCCTAagtttttctttaaagctGTTTTCTCTACGTGTGTCCCCTTCTTGATGCGTTCACGATTCGAGTGTGCTCCTGATACCCAACCATCTGCCTTGGCCTTAACATATCTTTCAATTATTTTCTTTACGGGAATTGGCATTCCTGGAACGTCCCATGGAATATTCGCTTTCCAACATCTCCAGGCCTCGCTCAAATGTTGCAGAATGGTCCTTGCCTTGTCCTGTCTGATTCCCTCAGGAATCATTTCTAGGATGTCCTTCATTACAGAGGCTCTAAGTTCCAGGTCAAAATATGCATCTGCTCGCTGTTTAGTGGTGGTTTTTattatttcattattaCGTCCTTCAAATTGACGAACCAAAAGGTTTCCTAACCACCTTTCCAATAGCGGGATAATTCCTCTCataaagaaaatccaaactCTCCAAGCTGGTTGCCAGAACCCACATCCGGGTCCCTTGCCAATAATTTTATTAAACCTATGATAGACTACGTGCTTTAAATCTTTACAAGCACGTATCTGATGCATGACTTTATATTTGTACCTGTAAATCCCAGTCAAATGGCCTAGATGGTTGAAAATATAATAGATTGCATCTGCCAATTGAAAGGCATCTACATTTCCTAATCGAAATTGAACATGAGCATCTACTAACAGTTTaatcattttcaaaatctctCTCATTAGGTGAAAGGCATTCCCAAACCTTGACTTTTTACGCTCTTTTGTGGTTAACGTCTTGGTTGGTTTCAAATTAAAGTTGTAATCCAAATGCAGATAGGTCAATCCCTTACGATGAATCAAGAGATTTAACATATTATGACCTTGCCGACATAATTGTAAACCAGCTTCCACCCAGTCTATAGTCGTTTGCTGAAAATATTTAGTATTTCTCAGGCTTTTAAGTAGCTTTACCTTTTTAACGTCAGCAGGCTTTTTAGTCTTGAGTTCGTTAAAGACATGTGATTTTAATAATCTCTGATAAGATACCCTCGTCTTTAGCGGAAAATCCTGATCAGATCTCTGTAGgtaccaattttttaccaGGGTGACATCTTGAGCTCGTACCATTCTTCCGGAGTTTTTATTGAAAGGATATGGTGAATGGTAGAGGTCAAAAGCATCCTTGGTCTCCGGTAACTCAAGCTCTTCGTTTGTCATAAGTGCTGTGAAATCTTCATTCAACgtaaattcatcattatccgatctttgattcttcttgttctgAGTTCTTGTAATTGGATTGAACATAACATCGAAGGAAAAAGTGGGTAAATCAGGATCTTCCTCTCTGTTAGGGAGGCAACATATTGGTTTACTGTACCACGACATTTGCACTGAACGGGGACGAGAGTTATACAAATGAGGAAATGCTATTCGATATTCACTTCGTATCTGAACTCTGAAAATGATTCTATCGATCGAATTAAATTCATTGtaatcctcttcttcctcgTGGGGATACAGTGGTTCAAATTTGGGACCACCCGGTATAGCATTATTCAATGCTTTGGATGtaaaaaaagatttcttaTCAAAAAGATAGTAATGGTTATCATCATGAATTTCACTCTTAAGAGGGGTGGATAGTCTGTTTAAATTAGCCATAATTTGTGGCGAAAGATACCATGTCTTGTAAGATGTTCCATTAACTTTTCCCTGGTTATTTATAAGCGGCTTTGAGTCGTAAAGCCATTCTTTTACCAATTTATCCTCATAATTGTCCAGTTGCAAGTATATTGGATTTGGGGGCTCTAGCGTTTGAATATTGTCGGAATAGGATACTGGCGgttcatcgtcatcaaaAGGAGGGAATCTCATCCTCTTGAAATGAGTTCTGTCACGCTTTTCCCTTCTCATGGCAAGCCACATAGTCGACCATTGAGCAATGTATACAGGTTCGATGACTCTTGGAATCTCGTTGACGAAAGTGATGGCGCCCGTAGCGTGATAAAGCACCTTGACCGTTTTTACTTGTTCCCAGGGTTGTGGCATATTTTctaaaagtttcaaaattgcGTGAGGCATGTACTTCAAAGCTCCCAAGAAAGCTCTCTTCTCGTGATTGAATCTTTTCGATGTCATATCCGTATGGCTTTCAATAATCTTTCTTAAATGTTCGGGTGGTAACTCAGGCTTTTGAGCTTGAACTTGGCCCCTTCCAGATTTCTTGAGctttttcaactttttGCGGCTAACCTTGGAAACCTTTCCATCCTCtaatttccttttcatccCATTCGGCAGCTTCCCATTAAGCACATTATCTAAATTGTTCATTTTATCATTTCCATCATTAATTGTTGGTGGGGGGAGAGGCGGTGGCAttgatggtgaaggtgGCGGTGGTGGTTGCTCCATGAAATCTGCATCATCGTCAAGACCCGGGGGAGgaggtggtggtaacatgttatcatcattatcatctaATGGAGGTGGTGGGGGTGGCGGAAGCTCCATGCCATCGGGCTCAAATAGCTCCGGTGGGGGAggaggtggtggtggagAATCAGAATTATTCATCTGCAACTTTAGGAACCTAACTCGGCTTGAAAAGCTTTACtcttttattcttcttgttgtaaatCATCGGTCCAATCTACATGTTTAGCTTCAGTTCTAAACTCATCGGCTAGTTGAAGAGCGAGAGTGGTTACCCGAATATATAAAGGCGGACAGGGAAGAGTGCATGTAAGATAGATTTTAACCGCCCAGATTGTTTCAGACTTAATCCTTATATATCTATTTTAGTTGTATATTTAATCattgaattcttcttcgGCATTCTCTCGCTATGGCTCTTGCCTCTTCTATCTCTTGAGATGTGCCATGCGATACACCAACCGCGTAATTGTATGCCTCTTCGAAATTCTTCCTTTTAGCTTCATATTTAGCCAACCAAAGTCTTGCTTTTGCAGTTTCATCAGTGACAAGACCTTCTGTGAACTTTTCTACTTCAACACAACGCACCataaattctttacaacTATCGAGTTCATGAATTTGTTCGTACAAGTCTGCGAGACGGTATAATATTACGGAATCCTGATCCGCATGTAATGACAATTGTAGTGCTCTTTCATAACATTTGATAGCTTCTTGTCTATTACCGACTTTAGCATAGCAGGCTGCCAATGCCTGCCACATTCGTCTATCGAGTGGTTTTAAAGTGCATgccttttgaaaatagtaAAGGGAGTAAAGATGCATATCCAACACCTCATAAGCCTGTCCTAATCCGTACCATGCCTTGAAATCTCTTGCATTTATGTCAACAGCACGGCGGTAGCATTCGATGGCAGCATGAGAATTCTTCAGTTCGACGAATTCATGGCCCATTAGCGTCCAGGCACTAGTACAATTTTTGTTCAGCGTGAGAGCTCTTCTGAAGTACATGATAGATTTTTCATGCTCTTGTCGAGCACTGTAGTAATTGGCTACAATGCAGCAGGTCTCTGGCCTAAATTTATCCACTTGTGAAGTGAATTGTGCCAGATATGCCAATTTTGAATGTTTTTGCATCACGTACAAAATGTTGGAATAGGTATCTAGATCATCCAGCCTATATGGATCTGATTTAACCACTTCGTTAAATAAACTTTCGGAATTCAAATAATCCATGTAATTGTAAGTTATCAATGCATTTTGAGCCTTCAGATAAGCGAAATTGGGGAAAAATCCATGTAAGTATTCAAGTTCATGAGCAAAATCATAAGTATTACCActaaattcttggaaaagtaccaatttgaagaatcttATCATAATATTTTGATGAGTATCAGCCTGTGACCCCAAGTTTTCTGTTGGCTCTAAACAGAATttttgatccaaatattttatcAGTAACAGTGATTCATCAGGTCGACTTAAGCAGTCTAATAGCTCAAGCCAGCAAGcccaattgaaagaataaCATGATAATGACTTTAAGAAAAAAGACATGGCATGAGCTCTGTTATCATTTAATTTCAGTAGAATACCTTTCAAATAATATAACAATGCCAATCCAATGCCATTGTTTAGGTGAACCACCGTAGTGTCCAGAtaagaattcaattctctcaAAATAGTGGAAACGGGGCTCTGATTACTATCACCTGTGGAAGCCATCCTGGGACTGTTGCTTGCttgaaaatctttttcGCTCTCATTATCCCCATCACCATTGGGATCTCGATGGGTTGATTGTTTGGGGTTTTTACCAGTAGTTAATACACTTTCCATATTCCCACGCACTTTCTTATCCCATGATAGATAATCACAGTATAATTTGTAGAATTTAAGACATGGGTTAGTGACGTCTTTGAGAAAATATGCGCATCTATCAAACTCTTTACAATCGAATAAGGATGATGCCAATAGATAAAGATCGTATTCTGATTCCGAAAGACCAAAATTGTTATGGTGAACTAAAGAATTCTGCAATGATAAAtctattcttttccttaggggtgattcatcatctgccATACCAGTAGGGATACTTGTTGATGCCTTTGTTGCAGGCGGCATCTCTGGCATTCCACATAATGCTTCTGCGGACCATTTCGCAGATCTGTGTAACTTCCATTGGGACAATTCCAGCGAGGATTTCCTTAAATTCGACTTGACATCAGTCAGTAAATATAATTGATTATCAGAGTTCATCAATTGAGGGGTTTAGCGAAACTATATCGGTTTAGTTTTGCATTTAAAGAATGTCCTTCATGTTGATGATTTCTGTCCAAGGTAgtttaatgatgatgagaacCCGCTCGCATCACAAACTTTGATAGCCATAACTACTGTGGAACACAGGTTAGATGAATAAAAGCCGTTGAAAAAGGGATTTAAAGTCTATTACTTTGTCGATGCTATGTCTGCAGATTTAGAATTCACGTATTTTGATTCCTTATGTGAGGAAGACCAGGCTCTTCAGCAGAACTATGAGCAGTTGCAAGATGTTTTACaaatattaaaaaatttggcGGAACCTGGCAAATCAGAGGATGATCAGTTACAATCTTTGCAGTATCTGGCAGAATCTCATGAAAAGTTAGTATCTAGCTCCATTGATTTGAGATATACTAAATACAAGACCAGAGAGTCTCAAGTTACCAATGGTAAAAGGTTTAGACGTAATGAGAATCATAGcaaattgcaaaatgtGCAAGGTTTGAAAGAGTACGTGACCTTGATGGAACATGTAAATAAGGAATCGCTAGACTACGTCAACCTTTTACAGAGGCTCTCAGTGGACTTAGCCAAGCAGATTGAAATATCAGATCCTGAAGTAAGTGAATTCGTGGTAGATAATTGGAGCCCACCAGATGGCATGCAATCCATTCTTGAGCAGTTGGCTAACCCTGATAAAGATTCTACACATTTACAGTCACAATTAGATCAGTATTTGGACCAAATTAAGATGGAACGTGCTAAATATACCATTGAAAATAAGTATTCATTGCAAGAAACACTGAATGAAGTCAACAAAGAAGTAAATTACTGGAGGAGAAATTGGAATGCTATAGAAAATTTGATGTTTGGAGATAGCGCCCATTCCATCAAGAAGATGCTTCAAAGTATTGATCTCTTGAGGgcaaaattggaagaaccAGATCAGTCGTGTGAAAAGGATTTAAACGTAAATATAAGCACAACCCCAAATCAGGGGAGATAATTGGGGATCTAAGTGTAACGATATTTGTGTAATACCAATATATATCAGTTCTTGTAttatttcattcaaatagCGACTagtgaaaaagaaaaaaaatcgattagatgagatgagatgagatgagatgagctctTGTAAGAAGGTCAAacagaaagagaagagacGAATAGTAAGATCTGTACATGATGCTGAAGCCTAGAAATTTGACCTATGCATCTAGAATTCTCAGATCCAATTCTACGCTAGCTCCCGATAACTCTCCTCGAGCCGCAGATAATGAACAGTGGTTAGAAAGATTGGGtactttgaagaaaactGCGTCTAAATCTAAGCAACAAATAACTCATGAATCATCAAGTCTCAACAGATTTCCCATTGAAGTAGTTTCCACACCACCAGAGTCCCCTTATATCGATGTTAAGGCTGCTATTGCCAATTTTACATCCACAAAATACTTACAAGGGTTTAATAAGCAGAAGCACACTCAAGGAAACTTTGTTGATATTAGAATAGTTAAATGCCGAagtggtgatggtggtgatgggATTGTGTCCTTTTTCAGAGACGCCAATAGATCAGTGGGACCTCCAAATGGAGGTGAcggtggtgatggtggtaGCGTCTACGTGCGAGCTTCTACAGGTATCAACTCTTTGGCAAAACTCCGCACTACTTATATCGCTGATAATGGATCGAATGGTGCAGCAGATCAACTAGATGGTGCTAGAGGTAAAGACATTTTAATCACTGTTCCAGTTGGAACCGTTGTGCGTTGGTGTTTGGATCCTAAGGATGTGAGACAATACATAGTCAAAGAACAGCAATCAAATCCTGGTGCATCCTTGAGAGATATTCTTAATCAAAATAAGATTTCTATGCATTGTAGTGGAAGATATGAATATGACACCAAGCCTAGAGACATTCAATTATTCAGAAATGCCTATGAACCGGGAAAAGGTTGGTTATTTAAGggaaaagatgaagacTATCACCAGAGTAAGGACTGGTTTGTCGATTTAAGTAAGCAAGTAGAGGACTACGATCATGCCTTGTACGATTCAGAACTTTCCAACGATAAATTTCCTCTCTATGGACTAGATCTTGGTGTACCAACTGAAAATCCCATCTGCCTTTTGAAAGGCGGTAAAGGCGGTCTAGGAAACATGCATTTTTTGACTAATATGATAAGAAATCCACGTTTTGCCAAGGCTGGTCGAAGCGGCTTAGAATGCCTATTTCTGTTCGAATTAAAGAGTATTGCGGATCTTGGTCTAGTGGGTCTACCTAATGCAGGAAAGTCCACCATCCTaaataaaatttccaatGCTAAACCTAAGATTGGGCATTGGGAATTTACCACTTTGAATCCAAGTATAGGTACTATAAGTCCAGGTATTGATAAACCTAGCTTCACAGTTGCAGATATACCAGGTATCATTGAGAATGCTGCACAAGATAAAGGTATGGgtcttgaatttttgagaCACATTGAAAGGTCAAAAGGTTGGGTATTTGTAATTAGTATTGCCAACGAAAATCCTTTAGAAGATTTCCACATTTTACTTCAAGAATTGGGAGGTATGGAGAAAGTTGGAACTAAGAATGTATTAGTAGTTTGCAATAAAGCCGATATCGATCACGAAAATCCTCAATCAGTGAATAAGTTTTTACAAATAAGGCAATTTTGTGATGCTAACGGTTGGGATTCGGTCCCTATCAGTGCGCTTAAGAATGAAAATATCGATCTTCTATTGGATAAGATGGCCAAATGTGCTGGGAAATTGGTCTAAAGTTAGTCCAAGGCTCGGACTTTTTTGACTTTCTTTGTTGACCCGAGgatgttgaaaattttacaagcacatctcatctcatcgcatagGAGGTAGCTAAAAAAAGACCCTTATCGTCCATTCTTCGAAGCTTCTGAAAATGTCTGAAGGTAGCGTTAagagtttcaaaattttagGAGTCTCCAAATGGCTTGTGGAGACCTTGAATGCCATGAAAATTAGTCAACCGACGACTATTCAAAGTGCATGTATACCGGAGATTTTGAAAGGAAGGGATTGTATTGGTGGTGCTAAGACTGGTTCCGGTAAAACCATTGCATTTGGTGCACCTATGTTGACCAAATGGTCGGAGGATCCCTGTGGTATGTTCGGAGTAGTGTTGACACCAACCAGAGAACTGGCTATGCAAATTGCGGAGCAATTTACAGCTTTGGGAAGCAATATGAATATTAGGGTGAGTATCATTGtaggtggtgaagatattGTTAAACAGGGATTAGAATTACAGAGGAAACCGCACTTTATAATTGCCACCCCGGGTAGATTAGCACATCACATTTTGAACAGTGGTGATGATACTGTAGGTGGTTTGATCagaacaaaatttttaGTTCTTGATGAGGCTGATAGTCTTTTAACCGGTACGTTCGCAAAGGATTTGGCTATATGCATTGGAGCATTGCCCCCCAAGAATAAAAGACAGACGCTTTTGTTTACCGCCACCGTCACAGATCAAGTGAGGGCCCTAGAGAATGCGCCCTCTGA
It encodes the following:
- the CDC23 gene encoding anaphase promoting complex subunit CDC23 (similar to uniprot|P16522 Saccharomyces cerevisiae YHR166C CDC23 Subunit of the anaphase-promoting complex/cyclosome (APC/C) which is a ubiquitin-protein ligase required for degradation of anaphase inhibitors including mitotic cyclins during the metaphase/anaphase transition), translated to MNSDNQLYLLTDVKSNLRKSSLELSQWKLHRSAKWSAEALCGMPEMPPATKASTSIPTGMADDESPLRKRIDLSLQNSLVHHNNFGLSESEYDLYLLASSLFDCKEFDRCAYFLKDVTNPCLKFYKLYCDYLSWDKKVRGNMESVLTTGKNPKQSTHRDPNGDGDNESEKDFQASNSPRMASTGDSNQSPVSTILRELNSYLDTTVVHLNNGIGLALLYYLKGILLKLNDNRAHAMSFFLKSLSCYSFNWACWLELLDCLSRPDESLLLIKYLDQKFCLEPTENLGSQADTHQNIMIRFFKLVLFQEFSGNTYDFAHELEYLHGFFPNFAYLKAQNALITYNYMDYLNSESLFNEVVKSDPYRLDDLDTYSNILYVMQKHSKLAYLAQFTSQVDKFRPETCCIVANYYSARQEHEKSIMYFRRALTLNKNCTSAWTLMGHEFVELKNSHAAIECYRRAVDINARDFKAWYGLGQAYEVLDMHLYSLYYFQKACTLKPLDRRMWQALAACYAKVGNRQEAIKCYERALQLSLHADQDSVILYRLADLYEQIHELDSCKEFMVRCVEVEKFTEGLVTDETAKARLWLAKYEAKRKNFEEAYNYAVGVSHGTSQEIEEARAIARECRRRIQ
- the THP2 gene encoding Thp2p (similar to uniprot|O13539 Saccharomyces cerevisiae YHR167W THP2 affects transcription elongation), producing MSADLEFTYFDSLCEEDQALQQNYEQLQDVLQILKNLAEPGKSEDDQLQSLQYLAESHEKLVSSSIDLRYTKYKTRESQVTNGKRFRRNENHSKLQNVQGLKEYVTLMEHVNKESLDYVNLLQRLSVDLAKQIEISDPEVSEFVVDNWSPPDGMQSILEQLANPDKDSTHLQSQLDQYLDQIKMERAKYTIENKYSLQETLNEVNKEVNYWRRNWNAIENLMFGDSAHSIKKMLQSIDLLRAKLEEPDQSCEKDLNVNISTTPNQGR
- the MTG2 gene encoding putative GTPase MTG2 (similar to uniprot|P38860 Saccharomyces cerevisiae YHR168W MTG2 Putative GTPase member of the Obg family peripheral protein of the mitochondrial inner membrane that associates with the large ribosomal subunit required for mitochondrial translation possibly via a role in ribosome assembly), yielding MMLKPRNLTYASRILRSNSTLAPDNSPRAADNEQWLERLGTLKKTASKSKQQITHESSSLNRFPIEVVSTPPESPYIDVKAAIANFTSTKYLQGFNKQKHTQGNFVDIRIVKCRSGDGGDGIVSFFRDANRSVGPPNGGDGGDGGSVYVRASTGINSLAKLRTTYIADNGSNGAADQLDGARGKDILITVPVGTVVRWCLDPKDVRQYIVKEQQSNPGASLRDILNQNKISMHCSGRYEYDTKPRDIQLFRNAYEPGKGWLFKGKDEDYHQSKDWFVDLSKQVEDYDHALYDSELSNDKFPLYGLDLGVPTENPICLLKGGKGGLGNMHFLTNMIRNPRFAKAGRSGLECLFLFELKSIADLGLVGLPNAGKSTILNKISNAKPKIGHWEFTTLNPSIGTISPGIDKPSFTVADIPGIIENAAQDKGMGLEFLRHIERSKGWVFVISIANENPLEDFHILLQELGGMEKVGTKNVLVVCNKADIDHENPQSVNKFLQIRQFCDANGWDSVPISALKNENIDLLLDKMAKCAGKLV